In Kitasatospora gansuensis, a genomic segment contains:
- a CDS encoding mycofactocin system FadH/OYE family oxidoreductase 2 yields MTAYRHLFTPLRVGPLTLANRVVFSAHLTNYAEDGLPSEQHAAYYAARAAGGAGMIITEEHSTHPTDWPYEKLIHGFHAEAIEGYRRITEAVHAHGVPILAQLNHNGGQASSMYSRLPVWAPSAVPDPLFREVPKAIDAAEIAEVVAGYATVAANCVAGGFDGVELQCSHSSIVRGFLSPATNLRTDGYGGPLTHRARLLLELVAAVRAAIGPDRALGVRLCGDELIKGGITLDEAVEVARMVEATGQVDYINTSIGVATSTLYLIEASMAVPAGYALFISNAIRRAVSLPVIGVGRIKDPAQAERALAEGHCDLVGVVRGQIADPDFLAKARAGHASDIRSCLSCNQECVGRMGLNRWLGCIENPRAGREAVPLPMPGRRGRRVLVVGGGPAGLQAAASAARRGHRVTLYERGPATGGQVAEAATVPVRAEFLDVVRNLAAECRRLDVEIRTGQEATVASLAAEQPNVVVLATGARPQPPHWAAGLARVVDVRDVLTGRAAPAGEVLVVDELGFHQATSVAELLADRGCRVRISTPGMVVGQDLGVTLDLETFTVRAEAKGIRQTTDEVVLSAGTAPDGERVELQILTHTTGAMATAQVDWVVCVVHQAPQDELWQALRDAPFEVHRIGDCLAPRRAHAAVIEGHRVGSAL; encoded by the coding sequence ATGACCGCCTACCGCCATCTCTTCACCCCACTGCGGGTCGGCCCGCTGACCCTGGCCAACCGGGTGGTGTTCTCGGCCCACCTGACCAACTACGCCGAGGACGGCCTGCCGAGCGAGCAGCACGCGGCGTACTACGCGGCCCGGGCGGCCGGCGGCGCCGGGATGATCATCACCGAGGAGCACTCCACCCACCCCACCGACTGGCCGTACGAGAAGCTGATCCACGGCTTCCACGCGGAGGCGATCGAGGGCTACCGCCGGATCACCGAGGCGGTGCACGCGCACGGCGTGCCGATCCTGGCCCAGCTCAACCACAACGGCGGCCAGGCCTCCTCGATGTACTCCCGGCTGCCGGTATGGGCGCCGAGCGCCGTGCCCGACCCGCTGTTCCGCGAGGTGCCGAAGGCGATCGACGCCGCCGAGATCGCCGAAGTGGTCGCCGGGTACGCCACGGTGGCCGCGAACTGCGTGGCGGGCGGCTTCGACGGGGTCGAGCTGCAGTGCTCGCACTCCTCGATCGTGCGCGGCTTCCTCTCCCCCGCGACCAACCTGCGCACCGACGGGTACGGCGGCCCGCTGACCCACCGGGCCCGGCTGCTCCTTGAGTTGGTGGCGGCCGTCCGGGCGGCGATCGGTCCGGACCGGGCGCTCGGGGTCCGGCTCTGCGGCGACGAGCTGATCAAGGGCGGCATCACCCTGGACGAGGCGGTCGAGGTGGCCCGGATGGTGGAGGCAACCGGACAGGTCGACTACATCAACACCTCGATCGGGGTGGCCACTTCGACGCTGTACCTGATCGAGGCCTCGATGGCGGTGCCGGCCGGGTACGCGCTGTTCATCTCCAACGCGATCCGCCGCGCGGTCAGCCTGCCGGTGATCGGGGTGGGTCGGATCAAGGACCCGGCGCAGGCCGAACGGGCGCTGGCCGAGGGCCACTGTGACCTGGTCGGCGTGGTCCGGGGCCAGATCGCCGACCCCGACTTCCTCGCCAAGGCCCGGGCCGGTCACGCCTCCGACATCCGCAGCTGCCTGTCCTGCAACCAGGAGTGCGTCGGGCGGATGGGGCTGAACCGCTGGCTCGGCTGCATCGAGAACCCCCGGGCCGGCCGAGAGGCGGTGCCGCTGCCGATGCCCGGCCGCCGCGGCCGCCGGGTCCTGGTGGTCGGCGGCGGACCGGCCGGTCTGCAGGCGGCCGCCAGCGCGGCCCGGCGCGGCCACCGGGTCACCCTGTACGAGCGCGGTCCGGCCACCGGCGGGCAGGTGGCGGAGGCCGCGACCGTCCCGGTCCGGGCCGAATTCCTGGATGTGGTACGCAACTTGGCGGCCGAGTGCCGTCGGCTGGACGTGGAGATCAGGACCGGCCAGGAGGCCACCGTGGCCTCGCTGGCCGCCGAGCAGCCGAACGTGGTGGTGCTGGCCACCGGCGCCCGGCCCCAACCGCCGCACTGGGCGGCCGGGTTGGCCCGGGTGGTGGACGTCCGCGACGTGCTGACCGGCCGGGCCGCCCCTGCGGGCGAGGTGCTGGTGGTCGACGAGCTCGGCTTCCATCAGGCCACCTCGGTCGCCGAGTTGCTCGCCGACCGGGGCTGCCGGGTGCGGATCTCGACCCCCGGCATGGTGGTCGGCCAGGACCTCGGCGTCACCCTCGACCTGGAGACCTTCACCGTCCGGGCCGAGGCCAAGGGCATCCGGCAGACCACCGACGAGGTGGTGCTGTCGGCCGGGACCGCGCCGGACGGCGAGCGGGTCGAGCTGCAGATCCTCACCCACACCACCGGGGCGATGGCCACCGCGCAGGTGGACTGGGTGGTCTGCGTGGTGCACCAGGCCCCGCAGGACGAGCTCTGGCAGGCCCTGCGGGACGCGCCGTTCGAGGTCCACCGGATCGGCGACTGCCTGGCCCCGCGCCGCGCGCACGCCGCCGTGATCGAGGGACACCGAGTGGGGAGCGCGCTGTGA
- a CDS encoding mycofactocin-associated electron transfer flavoprotein alpha subunit (Built with help from friend_finder, bracket5, and grep mycofactocin) translates to MNGTEPIAVLVVRDGVLPPGADETVAEAGGLALLAGDDTKAAAGLLTTATRVWTAETGTRPPGPLAAALAPLLTDRHLVLLPASPDGRDLAPRLAAALDRPLLAGALAVHRTGAELIDADGLTLVDATVSGPFVATLEPGLRGTLALPDAPEITELPPPNVPVRPDAEQSALLTAPPGQEQLDQAARIVAAGAGLGTGELTGPAAITLLETVGAALGAAVGATRVVTDAGWTGEERQIGTTGVVVAPELYLAFGISGAAQHVGGLGRPAHLVSVNTDPYCPMTALADLAVVADAPSVLAELARRLTPEAPRD, encoded by the coding sequence GTGAACGGCACCGAACCGATCGCCGTCCTGGTGGTCCGCGACGGCGTCCTGCCGCCCGGGGCGGACGAGACGGTCGCCGAAGCGGGCGGCCTGGCCCTGCTGGCCGGGGACGACACCAAGGCGGCCGCCGGCCTGCTGACCACGGCCACCCGGGTCTGGACGGCGGAGACCGGCACCCGGCCGCCCGGCCCGCTGGCCGCCGCACTGGCCCCGCTGCTGACCGACCGTCACCTGGTCCTGCTGCCCGCCTCGCCGGACGGCCGCGACCTGGCCCCCCGGCTGGCCGCCGCGCTGGACCGGCCGCTGCTGGCGGGCGCCCTCGCGGTGCACCGCACCGGCGCCGAGCTGATCGACGCGGACGGCCTGACCCTGGTCGACGCCACCGTGAGCGGACCGTTCGTCGCCACCCTGGAGCCCGGTCTGCGCGGCACCCTGGCGCTGCCGGACGCCCCCGAGATCACCGAACTCCCGCCACCCAACGTCCCCGTGCGACCGGACGCCGAGCAGTCGGCGCTGCTCACCGCGCCACCGGGTCAGGAGCAGCTGGACCAGGCCGCCCGGATCGTGGCGGCGGGCGCGGGCCTGGGCACCGGCGAGCTGACCGGCCCCGCCGCGATCACCCTGCTGGAGACGGTCGGCGCCGCGCTCGGGGCCGCCGTCGGCGCCACCCGGGTGGTCACCGACGCGGGCTGGACCGGCGAGGAGCGCCAGATCGGCACCACCGGCGTGGTGGTCGCCCCCGAGCTCTACCTGGCCTTCGGCATCTCCGGCGCCGCCCAGCACGTCGGCGGCCTCGGCCGCCCCGCCCACCTGGTCAGCGTGAACACCGACCCGTACTGCCCGATGACCGCGCTGGCCGACCTCGCGGTCGTCGCCGACGCCCCGTCCGTGCTGGCCGAACTGGCCCGTCGGCTGACCCCGGAGGCCCCCCGTGACTGA
- a CDS encoding FAD-dependent oxidoreductase → MTDTYAGPSSASVLLQQPPGKPDFDVLVVGAGPAGSAAALAAARAGCSVALLERGPFPGSKNVYGGVVYGRVLDELVPQWWEEMPVERWVTRRSTMVMTADQALTVDFRSQRWGTAPYNGATAHRADLDGWLAGHAVAAGAVLVPATVATGLLRTTAGTVVGVRTDRPDGDLTARVVIACDGVNSFLAKEAGLHPKQDTARHLTLGVKETLALPREVIEQRFGLTGRDGQDIEILGCTRGIPGGGFLYTNLESVSLGVVVGLPGLATAKVRPEELLADLKAHPAIAPLVRGGRQVEYAAHLIPEGGYDHLPELAGDGLLVAGDAAGMCLAAGIWLEGVNFAIGAGMYAGRAAVAAIGAGDTSQAGLAGYRRALEKSFVLADHRKLRKVPGLVLSERMQRQYPGLICDLAEGLFEVDNPRPKPGLRRLLRTAVRRHGVSPRRLLADAITGMRAFG, encoded by the coding sequence GTGACTGACACCTATGCGGGCCCCTCCTCGGCCTCGGTGCTGCTGCAACAGCCCCCGGGGAAGCCCGACTTCGACGTGCTGGTGGTCGGCGCGGGACCGGCCGGATCGGCCGCCGCGCTGGCCGCCGCCCGGGCCGGCTGCTCGGTGGCGCTGCTGGAGCGCGGCCCGTTCCCCGGCTCGAAGAACGTCTACGGCGGGGTGGTCTACGGCCGGGTGCTGGACGAGCTGGTGCCGCAGTGGTGGGAGGAGATGCCGGTCGAGCGCTGGGTGACCCGCCGCTCGACCATGGTCATGACGGCCGATCAGGCCCTCACCGTGGACTTCCGCAGCCAGCGCTGGGGCACCGCCCCGTACAACGGCGCCACCGCGCACCGCGCCGACCTGGACGGCTGGCTGGCCGGCCACGCCGTCGCGGCCGGGGCGGTGCTGGTGCCCGCCACGGTGGCCACCGGCCTGCTGCGGACCACGGCGGGCACCGTGGTCGGCGTCCGCACCGACCGGCCGGACGGCGACCTGACCGCCCGGGTGGTGATCGCCTGCGACGGCGTCAACTCCTTCCTGGCCAAGGAGGCCGGGCTGCACCCCAAGCAGGACACCGCCCGCCACCTCACCCTCGGGGTGAAGGAGACGCTGGCCCTGCCGCGCGAGGTGATCGAGCAGCGCTTCGGGCTGACCGGCCGGGACGGCCAGGACATCGAGATCCTCGGCTGCACCCGGGGCATCCCGGGCGGCGGCTTCCTCTACACCAACCTGGAGTCGGTCAGCCTCGGCGTGGTGGTCGGGCTGCCCGGCCTGGCCACCGCCAAGGTCCGCCCCGAGGAGCTGCTCGCCGATCTCAAGGCCCACCCGGCGATCGCCCCGCTGGTGCGCGGCGGCCGCCAGGTCGAGTACGCGGCGCACCTGATCCCCGAGGGCGGCTACGACCACCTGCCCGAACTGGCCGGTGACGGACTGCTGGTGGCCGGGGACGCCGCCGGGATGTGCCTGGCCGCCGGGATCTGGCTGGAGGGCGTGAACTTCGCGATCGGCGCCGGGATGTACGCCGGCCGCGCGGCGGTCGCCGCGATCGGCGCCGGGGACACCTCGCAGGCCGGGCTCGCGGGCTACCGGCGGGCGCTGGAGAAGTCGTTCGTGCTGGCCGACCACCGCAAGCTGCGCAAGGTGCCCGGGCTGGTGCTCTCCGAGCGGATGCAGCGGCAGTACCCCGGACTGATCTGCGACCTCGCCGAGGGGCTGTTCGAGGTGGACAACCCCCGCCCGAAGCCGGGTCTCCGGCGCCTGCTGCGCACGGCGGTCCGCCGGCACGGCGTCAGCCCGCGTCGGCTACTGGCCGACGCGATCACCGGAATGAGGGCGTTCGGATGA
- a CDS encoding ferredoxin family protein: MTGQPGEDYREISFDDRMDGTEFRVSERAHITVDTEVCDSCTVRSCLHVCPAKLFVPRADGGILFNFEQCFECGACYQVCDAEGAITWTYPDGGLGVVFRKG; encoded by the coding sequence ATGACCGGTCAGCCTGGCGAGGACTACCGCGAGATCTCCTTCGACGACCGGATGGACGGCACCGAGTTCCGGGTGTCCGAGCGGGCCCACATCACCGTCGACACCGAGGTGTGCGACTCCTGCACCGTCCGGTCCTGCCTGCACGTCTGCCCGGCCAAGCTGTTCGTGCCCAGGGCCGACGGCGGGATCCTCTTCAACTTCGAGCAGTGCTTCGAGTGCGGCGCCTGCTACCAGGTCTGCGACGCCGAGGGCGCGATCACCTGGACCTACCCGGACGGCGGCCTCGGCGTCGTGTTCCGAAAGGGCTGA
- a CDS encoding mycofactocin-associated electron transfer flavoprotein beta subunit, with the protein MAEQPLVVAALSPTDPLGGADAAALELVLRLTEALGGRSLAVTVGPAGGEEVLRQALACGVQQVLRIDCPGAVGSDAKARALATGLTAVPALLLCGDRSTGRGTGATPAFLAARLGTAQALGLTQLTLTDRQLTAVRRIDGRRREQLTVPQPAVCSVEPGSARLRRAALPALLTARTAEIPVATISLPEPRQRVRLSPARPYRPRPLVLPAPVGADPLARIRALTETDRPRTAARVITPAGPEAAVDELLGYLREHGYLTHLTREDDQC; encoded by the coding sequence ATGGCCGAACAGCCGCTGGTGGTGGCCGCGTTGAGCCCCACCGACCCGCTCGGCGGGGCCGACGCCGCTGCCCTGGAGCTGGTGCTCCGACTCACCGAGGCGCTGGGCGGACGCAGCCTGGCGGTCACCGTCGGGCCGGCCGGCGGCGAGGAGGTGCTCCGCCAGGCGCTGGCCTGCGGGGTGCAGCAGGTGCTCCGGATCGACTGCCCGGGTGCGGTCGGCAGTGACGCCAAGGCCCGCGCGCTGGCCACCGGGCTCACCGCCGTACCCGCTCTGCTGCTCTGCGGCGACCGCTCCACCGGCCGGGGCACCGGCGCGACCCCGGCCTTCCTGGCCGCCCGACTGGGCACCGCCCAGGCGCTCGGCCTCACCCAACTCACGCTCACTGATCGTCAGTTGACAGCTGTCCGGCGGATCGACGGCCGACGTCGCGAGCAGCTGACGGTGCCCCAGCCGGCCGTCTGCTCGGTCGAGCCCGGCAGTGCCCGGCTGCGGCGGGCCGCCCTGCCCGCCCTGCTCACCGCCCGGACGGCCGAGATCCCGGTCGCCACCATCTCCCTCCCCGAGCCCCGGCAGCGGGTCAGGCTGAGCCCGGCCCGGCCGTACCGGCCCCGGCCGCTCGTGCTGCCCGCCCCCGTCGGCGCCGACCCGCTGGCCCGGATCCGGGCCCTGACCGAGACCGACCGCCCGCGCACCGCCGCCCGGGTGATCACCCCGGCCGGGCCCGAGGCGGCCGTCGACGAACTGCTCGGCTACCTCCGCGAGCACGGCTACCTCACCCACCTCACCCGGGAGGACGACCAGTGCTGA
- a CDS encoding mycofactocin-coupled SDR family oxidoreductase: protein MLTSETTRVALVTGAARGIGAAVVTQLADQGWRVVAVDVCEDLPGVDYPLGTKQQLLELADRWPDSVVPVVADVRDATALRAAVAEAEHRFGGLDAAVAAAAVIAGGRPLWETTDTEWDVLLDIGVRGVANLAAAAVPALLRRPQPRTGRFVALASAAGHRGLWHLAAYNAAKHAVVGLVRGLATDLRGTGVTATAVSPGSTRTAMLDASAALYDLTDVEEFARHQLTERLLDPAEVAAAVCWLCHPDSSAITGTVVHADGGFTA from the coding sequence GTGCTGACCTCCGAGACCACCAGGGTCGCCCTGGTCACCGGCGCGGCGCGCGGCATCGGCGCCGCCGTGGTGACCCAACTAGCCGACCAGGGCTGGCGGGTGGTCGCCGTGGACGTGTGCGAGGACCTGCCCGGCGTCGACTACCCGCTGGGCACCAAGCAGCAGCTGCTCGAACTCGCCGACCGCTGGCCCGATTCGGTCGTCCCGGTGGTCGCCGACGTCCGCGACGCCACCGCGCTGCGCGCGGCCGTCGCGGAGGCCGAGCACCGGTTCGGCGGGCTGGACGCGGCCGTGGCGGCAGCGGCCGTGATCGCGGGCGGCCGGCCGCTCTGGGAGACCACCGACACCGAGTGGGACGTCCTGCTCGACATCGGAGTACGCGGCGTGGCCAACCTGGCCGCCGCCGCCGTACCCGCCCTGCTCCGCCGCCCGCAGCCGCGCACCGGCCGGTTCGTCGCGCTGGCCTCGGCCGCCGGACACCGCGGCCTCTGGCACCTGGCCGCCTACAACGCCGCCAAGCACGCCGTGGTCGGCCTGGTCCGCGGCCTGGCCACCGACCTGCGCGGCACCGGCGTCACCGCCACCGCGGTCTCCCCCGGCTCGACCCGGACCGCGATGCTGGACGCCAGCGCGGCACTCTACGACCTCACCGACGTCGAGGAGTTCGCCCGACACCAGCTGACCGAGCGGCTGCTCGACCCGGCCGAGGTGGCCGCCGCCGTCTGCTGGCTCTGCCACCCCGACTCCTCCGCCATCACCGGCACCGTGGTCCACGCAGACGGTGGGTTCACGGCATGA
- the mftF gene encoding mycofactocin biosynthesis glycosyltransferase MftF (Members of this protein family, MftF, are glycosyltransferases, members of PF00535 (glycosyl transferase family 2). The encoding gene is found as part of the mycofactocin cassette, in Mycobacterium tuberculosis, many other Actinobacteria, and occasional members of other lineages. Mycofactocin itself, a putative redox carrier, is a heavily modified derivative of the C-terminal Val-Tyr dipeptide of the mycofactocin precursor MftA (TIGR03969).), with the protein MTDRQDMTQLHLTADQSVQFWEDGRTLLGGSPYRVLRLSTQAAALVGGWLAGAPVAPVTAHRLLAARLVRAGIAHPVHRSARLTAQDVTLVVPVRDQPDGLAGLAAAVADTAKLLLVDDGSKLPIPGAAVRHEHSRGPAAARNSGWRKAGTELVAFLDADVTPEPGWLEPLLRHFEDPDVVAVAPRVRSTPGRSLLARYEQTRSPLDLGPVGGVVRPGSRVSYLPSAALVLRTSALRELGGFDERMRFGEDVDLIWRLAAGTGLVRYEPAAVVRHEPRPDWRAWAKQRFGYGTSAAPLALRHGRAVAPVKVSFWSAAAWAALALGRPATGVAIAAGTAALLPRKLAPFGVPARESLQLAARGHLGAGRLLGDAVTRSWWPVAVPLLAATRAGRPLLAAAFARHAVDWYRDRPLVDLPRWTAARIADDLAYGAGVWWGALRHRTVAPLLPDLSDWPGRDGVQRPAD; encoded by the coding sequence ATGACGGACCGCCAGGACATGACGCAGCTGCACCTGACGGCCGATCAGAGCGTGCAGTTCTGGGAGGACGGCCGGACCCTGCTCGGCGGTTCGCCGTACCGGGTACTGCGGCTCTCCACCCAGGCCGCCGCCCTGGTCGGCGGCTGGCTGGCCGGTGCGCCGGTCGCCCCCGTGACCGCGCACCGGCTGCTCGCCGCCCGGCTGGTCCGGGCCGGGATCGCCCACCCGGTGCACCGGTCCGCCCGGCTCACCGCCCAGGACGTCACCTTGGTGGTCCCGGTCCGCGACCAGCCGGACGGCCTGGCCGGGCTGGCGGCCGCCGTCGCGGACACCGCGAAGCTGCTGCTGGTGGACGACGGCTCGAAGCTGCCGATCCCGGGCGCGGCCGTCCGCCACGAGCACTCCCGGGGCCCCGCCGCCGCCCGCAACTCCGGCTGGCGGAAGGCCGGTACCGAGCTGGTGGCCTTCCTGGACGCGGACGTCACCCCCGAGCCCGGCTGGCTGGAGCCGCTGCTCCGGCACTTCGAGGACCCGGACGTGGTCGCGGTCGCCCCCCGGGTGCGCAGCACCCCGGGCCGCTCGCTGCTGGCCCGGTACGAGCAGACCCGCTCCCCGCTCGACCTCGGTCCGGTCGGCGGCGTGGTGCGCCCCGGCAGTCGGGTCAGCTACCTGCCGTCCGCCGCCCTGGTGCTGCGCACCTCCGCGCTGCGCGAGCTCGGCGGCTTCGACGAACGGATGCGGTTCGGCGAGGACGTCGACCTGATCTGGCGGCTGGCGGCCGGCACCGGCCTGGTGCGGTACGAACCGGCCGCCGTGGTGCGGCACGAGCCCCGCCCGGACTGGCGGGCCTGGGCCAAGCAGCGCTTCGGGTACGGCACTTCGGCCGCCCCACTGGCCCTGCGGCACGGCCGGGCGGTCGCCCCGGTGAAGGTCTCGTTCTGGAGCGCGGCCGCCTGGGCCGCCCTGGCCCTCGGCCGCCCGGCGACCGGGGTGGCCATCGCCGCCGGCACCGCCGCCCTGCTGCCGCGCAAGCTCGCCCCGTTCGGCGTCCCGGCCCGCGAGTCCCTCCAACTGGCCGCCCGCGGCCACCTCGGCGCCGGGCGCCTGCTCGGCGACGCCGTGACCCGCTCCTGGTGGCCGGTGGCCGTCCCCCTGCTGGCGGCAACCCGGGCGGGCCGCCCCCTGCTCGCCGCCGCCTTCGCCCGCCACGCGGTGGACTGGTACCGCGACCGCCCCCTGGTGGACCTCCCCCGCTGGACGGCGGCTCGGATCGCCGACGACCTCGCCTACGGGGCCGGGGTCTGGTGGGGCGCACTGCGCCACCGCACGGTCGCCCCGCTGCTGCCCGACCTGTCCGACTGGCCGGGCCGGGACGGGGTTCAGCGGCCCGCCGACTGA
- a CDS encoding DUF3291 domain-containing protein, with protein MPTLPWTVPNPPTKHTDALIMASRFEVRSLKDVPRFFLNSLAAWRQVRRAPGAFGASLIARPLQRTFLTVSAWDNRASLTAYRDTDPHRRIVTAMRPTMKQSTFVFWMTSVDSLPISWTEAERRLDEEVTRQEERNASPGRELRFDHR; from the coding sequence ATGCCCACCCTGCCCTGGACCGTCCCCAACCCGCCGACGAAACACACCGATGCACTGATCATGGCGTCACGGTTCGAGGTGCGCAGCCTGAAGGACGTGCCGCGGTTCTTCCTCAACTCGTTGGCAGCGTGGCGCCAAGTCCGGCGCGCACCTGGAGCGTTCGGCGCATCACTGATCGCGCGCCCACTGCAGCGCACCTTCCTGACCGTGTCGGCGTGGGACAACCGCGCTTCGCTCACGGCCTACCGCGACACCGACCCGCACCGCCGAATCGTCACGGCGATGCGTCCGACGATGAAGCAGTCGACTTTCGTGTTCTGGATGACCTCGGTCGACAGCCTCCCGATCAGCTGGACCGAAGCCGAGCGCCGTCTCGACGAGGAGGTCACACGGCAGGAAGAGCGGAACGCATCCCCGGGACGAGAGCTCCGGTTCGACCACCGGTGA
- a CDS encoding LysR family transcriptional regulator, with product MELRDIEIFLTLAEELHFGRTAARLHVSQARVSQAIRKQERRVGAALFERTSRTVALTPVGRRLRADLQQAYDQIHDGLARASAAAGEVCGTLRLGVMGALGHEMRAVIDAFVERYANCEVSMVEYHFSDPFALLRSGQVDVQLMWLPVREPDLTVGPGVLTEGRVLAVPAASEWANRESVSMEDLGDCTVFEPGPEPPDYWGEAMLPRHTPQGRPVPRGPSARTFHEVLALIAAGKIVSPLNEHVTWYYTHPGITYVPIRDAPLTEWALVWPTARDNPRLRAFTETAHHCGPRSITCGDRGY from the coding sequence GTGGAACTGCGGGACATCGAGATCTTCCTGACGCTGGCGGAGGAGCTGCACTTCGGCCGCACCGCGGCACGGCTGCACGTCTCCCAGGCGCGGGTGAGTCAGGCGATCAGAAAGCAGGAACGGCGGGTCGGTGCCGCCCTGTTCGAGCGCACCAGCCGGACAGTCGCCCTGACGCCGGTCGGACGCCGGCTGCGTGCGGACCTGCAACAGGCGTACGACCAGATCCACGACGGGCTCGCCCGGGCCAGTGCCGCAGCCGGAGAGGTCTGCGGGACACTTCGGCTGGGCGTCATGGGTGCTCTGGGCCACGAGATGCGGGCCGTGATCGACGCATTCGTGGAGCGGTACGCCAACTGCGAAGTCTCCATGGTCGAGTACCACTTCAGCGACCCGTTCGCTCTGCTGCGGTCGGGGCAGGTCGACGTCCAACTGATGTGGCTGCCGGTACGGGAGCCCGATCTGACGGTCGGCCCCGGCGTTCTGACGGAGGGCCGGGTGCTCGCCGTGCCTGCCGCATCCGAGTGGGCCAACCGGGAGTCGGTGTCGATGGAGGACCTCGGCGACTGCACGGTCTTCGAACCCGGCCCCGAGCCACCCGACTACTGGGGCGAGGCGATGCTGCCCCGGCACACCCCGCAGGGGCGCCCCGTACCGCGTGGGCCATCGGCCCGGACCTTCCACGAAGTGCTCGCCCTCATCGCCGCCGGGAAGATCGTCAGCCCGTTGAACGAGCACGTCACCTGGTACTACACGCATCCGGGTATCACGTACGTGCCGATCCGTGACGCGCCGCTCACCGAGTGGGCACTCGTCTGGCCCACCGCCCGCGACAACCCTCGCCTGCGCGCGTTCACCGAAACGGCACACCACTGCGGCCCTCGGAGCATCACCTGCGGCGATCGCGGATACTGA
- the mftE gene encoding mycofactocin biosynthesis peptidyl-dipeptidase MftE — translation MSLEPASSDPGPRRLSGLTWPQAARLAPYSVLAVPLGATEQHGPHLPFTVDTEVAAALCERLAAARESVVVAPALAYGSSGEHAGFPGTLSIGQRALELLLVELVRSADDFAGVVLVCGHGGNAAPLHRAVTRLRAEGRRVLAWSPSGPPEDSHAGRTETSAMLALRPAAVRPELAEPGNTAGLVELLPVLRTGGLAAVTPNGVLGDPTGATADEGHHLLDGWTATLLTAYDGWTTVR, via the coding sequence TTGTCCCTCGAACCGGCCTCGTCCGACCCCGGCCCGCGGCGGCTGTCCGGGCTGACGTGGCCTCAGGCGGCACGGCTGGCACCGTACTCGGTGCTGGCCGTGCCGCTCGGCGCGACCGAACAGCACGGCCCGCACCTGCCGTTCACGGTGGACACCGAGGTGGCCGCGGCCCTGTGCGAACGCCTGGCGGCGGCCCGGGAGTCGGTGGTGGTGGCGCCCGCCCTGGCGTACGGGTCGAGCGGTGAGCACGCCGGCTTCCCCGGCACGCTGTCGATCGGGCAGCGGGCGCTGGAGCTGCTGCTGGTCGAACTGGTGCGCTCCGCCGACGACTTCGCCGGTGTGGTGCTGGTCTGCGGCCACGGCGGCAACGCCGCCCCGCTGCACCGCGCGGTCACCCGACTGCGGGCGGAGGGCCGCCGGGTGCTGGCCTGGTCACCGTCCGGACCGCCGGAGGACAGCCACGCCGGACGCACCGAGACCTCCGCGATGCTGGCGCTGCGCCCCGCCGCCGTCCGCCCCGAGCTGGCCGAACCCGGCAACACCGCCGGGCTGGTGGAATTACTGCCCGTCCTCCGCACCGGCGGCCTGGCAGCGGTCACCCCGAACGGCGTCCTGGGCGACCCCACCGGAGCCACCGCTGATGAGGGGCACCACCTGCTGGACGGCTGGACGGCCACCCTGCTGACGGCGTACGACGGCTGGACCACCGTACGCTGA